In Aquila chrysaetos chrysaetos chromosome 17, bAquChr1.4, whole genome shotgun sequence, one genomic interval encodes:
- the PICK1 gene encoding PRKCA-binding protein isoform X2, producing the protein MFADLDYDIEEDKLGIPTVPGTVTLKKDSQNLIGISIGGGAQYCPCLYIVQVFDNTPAALDGTVAAGDEITGVNGKSVKGKTKVEVAKMIQMVKGEVTIHYNKLQADPKQGKSLDIVLKKVKHRLVENMSSGTADALGLSRAILCNDGLVKRLEELERTAELYKGLTEHTKSLLRAFFELSQTHRAFGDVFSVIGVREPQPAASEAFVKFADAHRNIEKFGIHLLKTIKPMLTDLNTYLNKAIPDTRLTIKKYLDVKFEYLSYCLKVKEMDDEEYSCIALGEPLYRVSTGNYEYRLILRCRQEARTRFAKMRKDVLEKIELLDQKHVQDIVFQLQRFVSTMSKYYDDCYAVLRDADVFPIEVDLARTTLNYGQKDTYTDGAEEEEGGSEREGSGKEDTNGEKLIDDA; encoded by the exons atgtttgcagatttGGACTATGATATTGAGGAAGATAAGCT GGGGATCCCCACTGTACCTGGGACAGTGACCCTGAAGAAGGACTCTCAGAACCTGATTGGGATCAGCATTGGGGGAGGAGCACAGTACTGCCCCTGTCTCTACATTGTCCAG GTATTTGATAACACTCCAGCAGCCTTAGATGGCACCGTAGCAGCTGGTGATGAAATCACAGGAGTGAATGGGAAGTCCGTCAAAGGGAAGACCAAGGTGGAGGTGGCCAAGATGATACAGATGGTAAAG GGAGAAGTGACGATACACTACAACAAGCTTCAGGCCGACCCAAAGCAGGGAAAGTCTTTGGATATCG TACTGAAGAAGGTAAAGCATCGACTGGTAGAGAACATGAGCTCAGGGACAGCGGATGCGCTGGGGTTAAGCCGAGCCATACTTTGCAATG ATGGACTGGTGAAGAGACTGGAGGAGCTAGAGAGGACTGCAGAGTTATACAAAG GCTTGACAGAACACACCAAGAGTCTTCTCAGGGCTTTCTTTGAGCTATCCCAGACACACAGAG CATTTGGAGACGTTTTCTCTGTCATTGGTGTACGGGAGCCACAACCAGCTGCCAGTGAAGCCTTTGTGAAATTTGCTGATGCCCACCGCAACATTGAGAAGTTTGGGATTCACCTCCTGAAAACAATTAAGCCG ATGCTTACTGACTTGAATACGTATCTAAATAAAGCCATTCCTGACACAAGGCTGACTATCAAAAAATACCTGGATGTCAAGTTTGAATATTTG TCTTACTGCCTGAAAGTCAAAGAGATGGACGATGAAGAGTACAGCTGCATT GCTCTGGGTGAACCCCTCTACCGGGTCAGCACTGGGAACTATGAATACCGCCTTATCCTACGTTGCCGGCAGGAGGCTCGCACACGCTTTGCCAAGATGAGGAAGGACGTGCTAGAGAAAATAGAGCTCCTGGACCAGAAACACG TGCAGGACATCGTGTTCCAGCTCCAGCGTTTTGTCTCCACGATGTCCAAGTACTACGACGACTGCTACGCCGTGCTCCGAGATGCGGACGTCTTTCCCATTGAGGTGGACCTTGCCCGAACTACTCTCAACTATGGGCAGAAGGACACGTACACGGACGgggcagaagaagaagaaggaggaagtgAGAGAGAGGGTAGCGGGAAGGAGGACACAAATGGTGAAAAGCTCATTGATGATGCCTGA
- the PICK1 gene encoding PRKCA-binding protein isoform X1, whose translation MPGPGPGGPRVRAGEGAGDGGGRGGGRQRQRGAVGEALRPPVVGGVGCGGKPARKAAATGIWNKHFQTHRLRLTKKMFADLDYDIEEDKLGIPTVPGTVTLKKDSQNLIGISIGGGAQYCPCLYIVQVFDNTPAALDGTVAAGDEITGVNGKSVKGKTKVEVAKMIQMVKGEVTIHYNKLQADPKQGKSLDIVLKKVKHRLVENMSSGTADALGLSRAILCNDGLVKRLEELERTAELYKGLTEHTKSLLRAFFELSQTHRAFGDVFSVIGVREPQPAASEAFVKFADAHRNIEKFGIHLLKTIKPMLTDLNTYLNKAIPDTRLTIKKYLDVKFEYLSYCLKVKEMDDEEYSCIALGEPLYRVSTGNYEYRLILRCRQEARTRFAKMRKDVLEKIELLDQKHVQDIVFQLQRFVSTMSKYYDDCYAVLRDADVFPIEVDLARTTLNYGQKDTYTDGAEEEEGGSEREGSGKEDTNGEKLIDDA comes from the exons ATGCCGGGCCCTGGCCCCGGTGGGCCGCGGGTCCGGGCCGGTGAGGGGGCGGGAGATGGCGGCGGTCGCGGTGGCGGCAGGCAGCGGCAAAGGGGAGCTGTCGGTGAAGCCCTTCGCCCACCGGTGGTCGGTGGGGTTGGATGTGGCGGTAAACCGGCGCGGAAGGCGGCCGCCACG GGAATTTGGAATAAGCATTTTCAGACTCACAGGCTCCGCTTAaccaaaaaaatgtttgcagatttGGACTATGATATTGAGGAAGATAAGCT GGGGATCCCCACTGTACCTGGGACAGTGACCCTGAAGAAGGACTCTCAGAACCTGATTGGGATCAGCATTGGGGGAGGAGCACAGTACTGCCCCTGTCTCTACATTGTCCAG GTATTTGATAACACTCCAGCAGCCTTAGATGGCACCGTAGCAGCTGGTGATGAAATCACAGGAGTGAATGGGAAGTCCGTCAAAGGGAAGACCAAGGTGGAGGTGGCCAAGATGATACAGATGGTAAAG GGAGAAGTGACGATACACTACAACAAGCTTCAGGCCGACCCAAAGCAGGGAAAGTCTTTGGATATCG TACTGAAGAAGGTAAAGCATCGACTGGTAGAGAACATGAGCTCAGGGACAGCGGATGCGCTGGGGTTAAGCCGAGCCATACTTTGCAATG ATGGACTGGTGAAGAGACTGGAGGAGCTAGAGAGGACTGCAGAGTTATACAAAG GCTTGACAGAACACACCAAGAGTCTTCTCAGGGCTTTCTTTGAGCTATCCCAGACACACAGAG CATTTGGAGACGTTTTCTCTGTCATTGGTGTACGGGAGCCACAACCAGCTGCCAGTGAAGCCTTTGTGAAATTTGCTGATGCCCACCGCAACATTGAGAAGTTTGGGATTCACCTCCTGAAAACAATTAAGCCG ATGCTTACTGACTTGAATACGTATCTAAATAAAGCCATTCCTGACACAAGGCTGACTATCAAAAAATACCTGGATGTCAAGTTTGAATATTTG TCTTACTGCCTGAAAGTCAAAGAGATGGACGATGAAGAGTACAGCTGCATT GCTCTGGGTGAACCCCTCTACCGGGTCAGCACTGGGAACTATGAATACCGCCTTATCCTACGTTGCCGGCAGGAGGCTCGCACACGCTTTGCCAAGATGAGGAAGGACGTGCTAGAGAAAATAGAGCTCCTGGACCAGAAACACG TGCAGGACATCGTGTTCCAGCTCCAGCGTTTTGTCTCCACGATGTCCAAGTACTACGACGACTGCTACGCCGTGCTCCGAGATGCGGACGTCTTTCCCATTGAGGTGGACCTTGCCCGAACTACTCTCAACTATGGGCAGAAGGACACGTACACGGACGgggcagaagaagaagaaggaggaagtgAGAGAGAGGGTAGCGGGAAGGAGGACACAAATGGTGAAAAGCTCATTGATGATGCCTGA